One part of the Lemur catta isolate mLemCat1 chromosome 13, mLemCat1.pri, whole genome shotgun sequence genome encodes these proteins:
- the LOC123649466 gene encoding proteasome maturation protein encodes MNARGLGSQLKDSIPVTELSASGPFESHDLLRKGFSCVKNELLPSHPLELSEKNFQLNQDKMNFSTLRNIQGLFAPLKLQMEFKAVQQVQRLPFLPSSNFSLDILRGNDETIGFEDILNDPSQSEVMGEPHLMVEYKLGLL; translated from the exons ATG AATGCCAGAGGACTTGGATCTCAGCTAAAGGACAGTATTCCAGTTACTGAACTTTCAGCAAGTGGACCTTTTGAAAGTCATGATCTTCTTCGGAAAGG tttttcctgTGTGAAAAATGAACTTTTGCCTAGTCATCCTCTtgaattatcagaaaaaaat TTCCAGCTCAACcaagataaaatgaatttttccacGCTGAGAAACATCCAGGGTCTGTTTGCTCCACTAAAATTACAGATGGAATTCAAGGCAGTGCAGCAG GTTCAGCGTCTTCCATTTCTTCCAAGCTCAAATTTTTCACTGGATATTTTGAGGGGTAACGATGAGACTATTGGATTTGAAGATATTCTTAACG aTCCATCACAAAGTGAAGTAATGGGAGAACCACACTTGATGGTGGAATATAAACTTGGTTTACTGTAA